Proteins from a genomic interval of Xanthomonas sp. AM6:
- the ubiH gene encoding 2-octaprenyl-6-methoxyphenyl hydroxylase, protein MSKRHDVVIVGGGLVGASLAIALDRLGVDVGLVEAAPPGALPPVFDQRNLSFAAATVNALGALGVMQRLRAPTGPIRRIHVSRAGDFGRVRLDAAHYGREAFGQVVVARDFGEALEARLAEATHVSRYRPAQFLGLEAGEDASLRQLRIVQDGATQVLQARLLVGADGSASAVRGALGIDAARHDFRQTLFVARVRGSRQPDGTAYERFRDDGPTALLPRGDRHYGAVHAVATEDADAVAALDEAAWLQRLQDALGWRVGRLLGSGERSAYPIVQVLAERLTDARAVLLGNAAQTLHPLGAQGFNLGLRDALTLAELIERDRADPGAPALLQQYAQRREQDRQRTVTFSGGLARLTANPAPLLRPLRSLGLLAAAQAAPLQSFLVGGAMGFRGDVPQLCREATP, encoded by the coding sequence ATGAGCAAACGACATGACGTAGTGATCGTCGGCGGCGGCCTGGTCGGCGCCAGCCTGGCCATCGCGCTGGACCGGCTGGGCGTGGACGTGGGCCTGGTCGAGGCCGCGCCGCCAGGCGCGCTGCCGCCGGTGTTCGACCAGCGCAACCTCAGCTTCGCCGCGGCCACGGTCAACGCGCTGGGCGCGCTCGGGGTGATGCAGCGGCTGCGTGCGCCGACCGGGCCGATCCGGCGCATCCACGTCAGCCGCGCAGGCGACTTCGGCCGGGTGCGGCTGGACGCGGCCCACTACGGGCGCGAGGCGTTCGGGCAGGTGGTGGTGGCGCGCGACTTCGGCGAGGCGCTGGAGGCGCGGCTGGCCGAGGCGACCCACGTCAGCCGGTACCGGCCGGCGCAGTTCCTGGGGCTGGAAGCTGGCGAGGATGCGTCGCTGCGGCAGCTGCGCATCGTCCAGGACGGCGCCACCCAGGTGCTGCAGGCGCGGCTGCTGGTCGGCGCCGACGGCAGCGCCAGCGCGGTGCGCGGCGCGCTCGGCATCGATGCCGCCCGCCACGATTTCCGCCAGACCCTGTTCGTGGCGCGGGTGCGCGGCAGCCGCCAGCCCGACGGCACCGCCTACGAGCGGTTCCGCGACGACGGTCCGACCGCGCTGCTGCCGCGCGGCGACCGTCACTACGGCGCGGTCCACGCCGTCGCCACCGAGGACGCCGACGCGGTGGCCGCGCTCGACGAGGCCGCCTGGCTGCAGCGCCTGCAGGACGCGCTGGGCTGGCGCGTCGGGCGCCTGCTGGGCAGCGGCGAGCGCAGCGCCTACCCGATCGTGCAGGTGCTGGCCGAGCGCCTGACGGACGCGCGCGCGGTGCTGCTCGGCAATGCCGCGCAGACCCTGCACCCGCTCGGCGCGCAAGGCTTCAACCTGGGCCTGCGCGATGCGCTGACCCTGGCCGAGCTGATCGAGCGCGACCGCGCCGATCCGGGCGCGCCGGCGTTACTGCAGCAGTACGCGCAGCGCCGCGAGCAGGACCGGCAGCGCACCGTGACTTTCTCCGGCGGCCTGGCGCGGCTGACCGCCAACCCCGCGCCGCTGCTGCGCCCGCTGCGCAGCCTGGGCCTGCTGGCGGCCGCGCAGGCCGCGCCGCTGCAGTCGTTCCTGGTCGGCGGCGCGATGGGCTTCCGCGGCGACGTGCCGCAGCTGTGCCGGGAGGCGACGCCATGA
- a CDS encoding cob(I)yrinic acid a,c-diamide adenosyltransferase, with amino-acid sequence MGNRLSKIYTRTGDDGSTGLGDGNRVSKDSARVAAYGTVDEANSAIGVVLACPLAEDVRTLLTAIQHQLFDLGGELCIPGHAAIHDADIDALEQHLDRYNDTLPALKDFILPAGGEAAARCHLARTIVRRAERETVALSRQDAVRPEAVRYLNRLSDLLFVLARVLARADGQGEVLWRHDRRQA; translated from the coding sequence ATGGGCAACCGCCTTTCCAAGATCTACACCCGCACCGGCGACGACGGCAGCACCGGCCTGGGCGACGGCAACCGGGTCAGCAAGGATTCGGCGCGGGTGGCCGCCTACGGCACCGTCGACGAGGCCAACTCGGCGATCGGCGTGGTCCTGGCCTGTCCGCTGGCCGAGGACGTGCGCACCCTGCTGACCGCGATCCAGCACCAGCTGTTCGACCTCGGCGGCGAGCTGTGCATCCCCGGCCATGCGGCGATCCACGACGCCGACATCGACGCGCTCGAACAGCACCTGGACCGCTACAACGACACCCTGCCGGCGCTGAAGGACTTCATCCTGCCGGCCGGCGGCGAGGCCGCGGCGCGCTGCCACCTGGCGCGCACCATCGTGCGCCGCGCCGAGCGCGAGACGGTGGCGCTGTCGCGCCAGGACGCGGTGCGGCCGGAGGCGGTGCGCTACCTCAACCGCCTGTCCGACCTGCTGTTCGTGCTGGCGCGGGTGCTGGCGCGCGCCGACGGCCAGGGCGAAGTGCTGTGGCGCCACGACCGCCGCCAGGCCTGA
- a CDS encoding histone deacetylase family protein, with the protein MLIYTHPACLGHEPGPEHPERPERLRSITEALRGAFPDLEWREAPLAKLGDLARVHERELIDSVLADIDGQRMLDVDTVISPGSRAAALRAAGAGLAAVDAVMRGETDTAFCAVRPPGHHATAATAMGFCLFNNVAVAAAHARDTHGLERIAIVDFDVHHGNGTQAIFERDPRVQYLSTHQSGLFPHSGGVHDRGVGNLHNALLPPGSGGFRFRNTWADQMLPLLDAFKPQLLLVSAGFDAHMRDPLADLMLDAEDFAWLTAELRALAERHARGRVVSLLEGGYDLQALRECSVAHVDALR; encoded by the coding sequence ATGTTGATCTACACCCACCCGGCCTGCCTGGGCCATGAACCGGGCCCGGAGCATCCGGAACGGCCGGAGCGCCTGCGCTCCATCACCGAGGCGCTGCGCGGGGCGTTCCCGGATCTGGAATGGCGCGAGGCGCCGCTGGCCAAGCTCGGCGACCTGGCCCGGGTCCACGAACGCGAGCTGATCGACAGCGTCCTGGCCGACATCGACGGCCAGCGCATGCTCGACGTGGACACGGTGATCTCGCCCGGCTCGCGCGCCGCCGCGCTGCGCGCCGCCGGCGCCGGGCTGGCCGCGGTGGATGCGGTGATGCGCGGCGAGACCGACACCGCGTTCTGCGCCGTGCGCCCGCCCGGCCACCACGCCACCGCCGCCACCGCGATGGGCTTCTGCCTGTTCAACAACGTCGCCGTGGCCGCCGCGCACGCCCGCGACACGCACGGCCTGGAACGCATCGCCATCGTCGATTTCGATGTGCATCACGGCAACGGCACCCAGGCGATCTTCGAGCGCGACCCGCGCGTGCAGTACCTGAGCACCCACCAGTCCGGGCTGTTCCCGCACTCGGGCGGGGTCCACGACCGCGGCGTCGGCAACCTGCACAACGCGCTGCTGCCGCCGGGCAGCGGCGGCTTCCGCTTCCGCAACACCTGGGCCGACCAGATGCTGCCGCTGCTGGACGCGTTCAAGCCGCAGCTGCTGCTGGTCTCGGCCGGCTTCGATGCGCACATGCGCGACCCGCTGGCCGACCTGATGCTGGACGCGGAGGACTTCGCCTGGCTCACCGCGGAACTGCGCGCGCTGGCCGAACGGCATGCGCGCGGGCGCGTGGTGTCGCTGCTGGAAGGCGGCTACGACCTGCAGGCGCTGCGCGAATGCAGCGTCGCCCACGTCGACGCGCTGCGCTGA
- the lptD gene encoding LPS-assembly protein LptD has protein sequence MGWGKLAVVLARYLTRVRRALRLLPLPFSIALCLPAMAADKPPNWGLCPTPDVLPKFDDAPRADPKLAAIRNQQPTNIEGDQLSGTTAIPNYTGNVALKRGDQFMGTDNLRVDTETGNYIAEGHVRYQDSSIRMVADRAEGNQDTDTHKISNIRYQLIERRGNGKADSVDLQGALGQMHRSTYTTCDPSQQVWELHAPEIDVDNDEGFGTARNAILKIYNVPVLYAPWFKFPIDDRRSSGFLFPAVGFSGRNGFDYMQPYYLNLAPNYDATLYPRYMSSRGFMLGSEFRYLYEGGKGELEAAYLPSDKLRDKDRGKFEYQGYHNIDSHWQARASVAWVSDERYTEDFSNRLLGNAISNLQSTVGVYGTGETWTAGLMADRWQLTDYTLTEAALPYNRQPRAFFNWDQSFGNWFEAGVYSEAVRFVHDDIHVKDAEFERTGVVTEMPGGTRLDLKPYLSMPLAGAAWFLKPTVAWRYTAYQLDKDLAATLNGDTSPSRSLPITTVDAGLYFDRDAKFGGTSYLQTLEPRLFYLYTPYRNQDNLPIFDTREFTFSWGQLFRDSRYTGADRQNDANQLTMALSSRLLRQGDGKEKLSVSFGQILYFNDSRVSLPGSNTTIEQGKSAWIADANYMINDRWTMGATYQWDPKYRRKDLASFRTRYLLPGDGIINVGYRFRRDLLEQTDVSFLYPINPTWSVVGRHYYSLEDKKPLEVIAGVQWDSCCLAVRALARRYVRNREGDLDTALQIEFVLKGLSSLGQDTDRVLRRAILGYNRDDLYLVPPSNTTTDPDDYDPNLIP, from the coding sequence ATGGGATGGGGCAAGCTAGCGGTCGTTTTAGCCCGATACCTGACGCGCGTGCGCCGAGCCCTCCGCCTGCTACCCCTTCCGTTCAGTATCGCCCTCTGCCTGCCGGCGATGGCGGCCGACAAGCCACCGAACTGGGGCCTGTGTCCGACCCCGGACGTGCTGCCCAAGTTCGACGACGCGCCCCGGGCCGACCCGAAGCTGGCGGCGATCCGCAACCAGCAGCCGACCAACATCGAAGGCGACCAGTTGTCGGGCACCACCGCCATCCCGAACTACACCGGCAACGTCGCGCTCAAGCGCGGCGACCAGTTCATGGGCACCGACAACCTGCGCGTGGACACCGAGACCGGCAATTACATCGCCGAGGGCCACGTGCGCTACCAGGACTCCTCGATCCGCATGGTCGCCGACCGCGCCGAGGGCAACCAGGACACCGACACCCACAAGATCAGCAACATCCGCTACCAGCTGATCGAACGCCGCGGCAACGGCAAGGCCGACTCGGTCGACCTGCAGGGCGCGCTCGGGCAGATGCACCGCTCCACCTACACCACCTGCGATCCCTCGCAGCAGGTGTGGGAACTGCATGCGCCGGAGATCGACGTCGACAACGACGAGGGCTTCGGCACCGCGCGCAACGCGATCCTGAAGATCTACAACGTGCCGGTGCTGTACGCGCCCTGGTTCAAGTTCCCGATCGACGATCGCCGCAGCAGCGGCTTCCTGTTCCCGGCCGTCGGGTTCTCCGGTCGCAACGGCTTCGACTACATGCAGCCGTACTACCTGAACCTGGCGCCGAACTACGATGCCACCCTGTATCCGCGCTACATGAGCTCGCGCGGCTTCATGCTGGGCAGCGAGTTCCGCTATCTGTACGAAGGCGGCAAGGGCGAGCTCGAGGCCGCGTACCTGCCTTCGGACAAGCTGCGCGACAAGGACCGCGGCAAGTTCGAATACCAGGGCTACCACAACATCGATTCGCACTGGCAGGCGCGCGCGTCCGTCGCCTGGGTCAGCGACGAGCGCTACACCGAGGACTTCTCCAACCGCCTGCTCGGCAACGCGATCTCCAACCTGCAGAGCACGGTCGGCGTCTACGGCACCGGCGAGACCTGGACCGCCGGGCTGATGGCCGACCGCTGGCAGCTGACCGACTACACCCTGACCGAAGCGGCGCTGCCGTACAACCGCCAGCCGCGCGCCTTCTTCAACTGGGACCAGTCGTTCGGCAACTGGTTCGAGGCCGGCGTCTATTCCGAAGCGGTGCGCTTCGTGCACGACGACATCCACGTCAAGGACGCCGAGTTCGAGCGCACCGGCGTGGTCACCGAGATGCCGGGCGGCACCCGCCTGGACCTCAAGCCCTACCTCTCGATGCCGCTGGCCGGCGCGGCGTGGTTCCTGAAGCCGACCGTGGCCTGGCGCTACACCGCCTACCAGCTGGACAAGGACCTGGCGGCGACGCTGAACGGCGACACCTCGCCCAGCCGCAGCCTGCCGATCACCACCGTCGATGCCGGCCTGTACTTCGATCGCGACGCCAAGTTCGGCGGCACCAGCTATCTGCAGACCCTGGAACCGCGGCTGTTCTACCTGTACACGCCGTACCGCAACCAGGACAACCTGCCGATCTTCGACACGCGCGAATTCACCTTCAGCTGGGGCCAGCTGTTCCGCGACTCGCGCTACACCGGCGCCGATCGCCAGAACGACGCCAACCAGCTGACCATGGCGCTGAGCTCGCGCCTGCTGCGCCAGGGCGACGGCAAGGAGAAGCTGTCGGTCAGCTTCGGCCAGATCCTGTACTTCAACGATTCCAGGGTCAGCCTGCCGGGCAGCAACACCACCATCGAGCAGGGCAAGTCGGCATGGATCGCCGACGCCAACTACATGATCAACGACCGCTGGACGATGGGCGCCACCTACCAGTGGGATCCCAAGTACCGGCGCAAGGACCTGGCCAGCTTCCGCACCCGCTACCTGCTGCCGGGCGACGGCATCATCAACGTGGGCTACCGCTTCCGCCGCGACCTGCTGGAACAGACCGACGTGTCGTTCCTGTACCCGATCAACCCCACCTGGAGCGTGGTCGGCCGCCACTACTATTCGCTGGAAGACAAGAAGCCGCTGGAAGTGATCGCCGGCGTGCAGTGGGACAGCTGCTGCCTGGCCGTGCGCGCGCTGGCGCGGCGCTACGTGCGCAACCGCGAAGGCGACCTGGACACCGCGCTCCAGATCGAGTTCGTGCTGAAGGGGCTGTCCTCGCTCGGCCAGGACACGGACCGCGTTCTGCGCCGTGCTATTCTCGGCTACAACCGCGACGACCTGTACTTGGTCCCGCCCAGCAACACCACGACCGATCCGGACGATTACGATCCGAACCTGATTCCATGA
- a CDS encoding peptidylprolyl isomerase yields the protein MTNTFSAFLATLLAIAGVSAPAAAQQTQPLDRIAAVVDEDVVLQSELDRAVRNVKGQYSGREAQLPPDNVLQRQVLERLVLVKLQVARANSTGIRVGDDELNRAIGSIAQQNGTDVDGLRKKLTADGMAFDDFRNSVRDEITVQRLRQSFAQSRINVSESEVDAALAQQATTGAQYHLAHILVGLPDGATADQIKTGQSKIEGVKNLIDKGEIDFSAAAVRYSDSPNALEGGDLGWRSLDEIPNAFAQLIRDMKPGQVAGPLRGPSGFQLLKLVEVRDASANPEKKTVTEYHARHILIRVNEAQPDAAAKAKIETLRARITGGADFQAVAKESSDDANSRGQGGDLGWFPADAFGPDFGRQIEGLSDNQVSTPFRTEAGWHIVQRVATRQTDVTSDTQRAQVRETIGRRKLEEEYNRFLQEMRGEAYVNLRVGGDSAAAPAADASAPATPAPAATKP from the coding sequence ATGACCAATACCTTCTCTGCTTTCCTCGCCACCTTGCTGGCGATCGCCGGCGTGTCCGCTCCGGCCGCCGCGCAACAAACCCAACCGCTGGACCGCATCGCCGCGGTCGTCGACGAGGATGTCGTGCTGCAGAGCGAACTGGATCGTGCCGTTCGCAACGTGAAGGGGCAGTATTCCGGCCGCGAGGCGCAGCTGCCGCCGGACAACGTGCTGCAACGCCAGGTGCTCGAGCGCCTGGTGCTGGTCAAGCTGCAGGTGGCGCGCGCCAACAGCACCGGCATCCGCGTCGGCGACGACGAACTGAACCGGGCCATCGGCAGCATCGCCCAGCAGAACGGCACCGACGTGGACGGCCTGCGCAAGAAGCTCACCGCCGACGGCATGGCGTTCGACGACTTCCGCAACTCGGTGCGCGACGAGATCACCGTGCAGCGTCTGCGCCAGAGCTTCGCGCAGAGCCGCATCAACGTCAGCGAGAGCGAAGTGGACGCAGCGCTGGCGCAGCAGGCCACCACCGGCGCGCAGTACCACCTGGCGCACATCCTGGTCGGCCTGCCGGACGGCGCCACCGCCGACCAGATCAAGACCGGCCAGAGCAAGATCGAAGGGGTCAAGAACCTGATCGACAAGGGCGAGATCGACTTCAGCGCGGCCGCGGTGCGCTATTCCGACAGCCCCAACGCGCTGGAAGGCGGCGACCTGGGCTGGCGCAGCCTGGACGAGATCCCCAACGCCTTCGCGCAGCTGATCCGCGACATGAAGCCGGGCCAGGTCGCCGGCCCGCTGCGCGGCCCCAGCGGCTTCCAGCTGCTGAAGCTGGTCGAAGTGCGCGACGCCTCGGCCAACCCGGAAAAGAAGACGGTCACCGAATACCACGCCCGGCACATCCTGATCCGGGTCAACGAGGCGCAGCCGGACGCGGCCGCCAAGGCCAAGATCGAGACCCTGCGCGCACGCATCACTGGCGGCGCCGACTTCCAGGCCGTGGCCAAGGAATCCTCCGACGACGCCAACAGCCGCGGCCAGGGCGGCGACCTGGGCTGGTTCCCGGCCGACGCGTTCGGCCCGGACTTCGGCCGCCAGATCGAAGGCCTGAGCGACAACCAGGTCTCCACGCCGTTCCGCACCGAGGCCGGCTGGCACATCGTGCAGCGCGTGGCCACGCGTCAGACCGACGTCACCAGCGACACCCAGCGCGCCCAGGTCCGCGAGACCATCGGCCGCCGCAAGCTGGAAGAGGAATACAACCGCTTCCTGCAGGAAATGCGCGGCGAAGCCTACGTGAACCTGCGCGTCGGCGGCGACAGCGCCGCCGCGCCGGCCGCCGACGCCAGCGCGCCGGCGACGCCGGCACCGGCCGCCACCAAGCCGTAG
- the pdxA gene encoding 4-hydroxythreonine-4-phosphate dehydrogenase PdxA, protein MLPALALVPGEPAGIGPELCVRLAQQPRRDCQLLAFADPDTLRAAAAALALPLRLLPESAPAVAPGDLRLRAVGNAVPSRFGRTDPANAGAVIGALTQAADACLRGELAGLVTGPVHKAAINDGGIAYTGTTELLARHAGREVVMMLANDIVRVALATTHLPLRAVADALTPALLERSLRIVHAALRSEFGIAAPVIAVLGLNPHAGEDGHLGREELDVMRPVLDALRAEGMRLLGPLPADTAFLPQKLAGVDTVLAMYHDQGLPVLKYSGFEQAVNLTLGLPYPRVAVDHGTALELAGRGVADPSSLFAAVALCAQLATRKAPL, encoded by the coding sequence GTGCTGCCCGCGCTCGCGCTGGTACCGGGCGAGCCGGCCGGGATCGGCCCGGAGTTGTGCGTGCGGCTGGCGCAACAGCCGCGCCGCGACTGCCAGCTGCTGGCCTTCGCCGATCCCGACACCCTGCGCGCCGCCGCCGCGGCGCTGGCGCTGCCATTGCGGCTGCTGCCCGAATCCGCCCCCGCCGTCGCCCCCGGCGACCTGCGCCTGCGCGCGGTCGGCAATGCCGTGCCCAGCCGGTTCGGCCGCACCGATCCGGCCAATGCCGGCGCGGTGATCGGCGCGCTGACCCAGGCCGCCGACGCCTGCCTGCGCGGCGAACTCGCCGGCCTGGTCACCGGCCCGGTGCACAAGGCCGCGATCAACGACGGCGGCATCGCCTACACCGGCACCACCGAACTGCTCGCCCGCCACGCCGGACGCGAGGTGGTGATGATGCTGGCCAACGACATCGTGCGCGTGGCCCTGGCCACCACCCACCTGCCGCTGCGCGCGGTCGCCGACGCGCTGACCCCGGCCCTGCTGGAGCGCAGCCTGCGCATCGTCCACGCCGCGCTGCGCAGCGAGTTCGGCATCGCCGCGCCGGTGATCGCGGTGCTGGGGCTGAACCCGCATGCCGGCGAGGACGGCCATCTCGGGCGCGAGGAGCTCGACGTCATGCGCCCGGTGCTGGACGCCCTGCGCGCCGAAGGCATGCGCCTGCTCGGCCCGCTGCCGGCCGACACCGCGTTCCTGCCGCAGAAGCTGGCCGGCGTCGACACGGTGCTGGCGATGTACCACGACCAGGGCCTGCCGGTGCTCAAGTACAGCGGCTTCGAGCAAGCGGTGAACCTGACCCTGGGCCTGCCCTACCCGCGCGTGGCGGTCGACCACGGCACCGCGCTGGAGCTGGCCGGGCGCGGCGTCGCCGACCCCTCCAGCCTGTTCGCCGCGGTCGCGCTGTGCGCGCAGCTGGCCACGCGCAAAGCACCCCTGTAG
- the rsmA gene encoding 16S rRNA (adenine(1518)-N(6)/adenine(1519)-N(6))-dimethyltransferase RsmA produces MTSPHGFSAPAKKSLGQHFLSDRDYIDSIVRAVNPKPDDLLVEIGPGQGAITFPLLRRHGRLTVIEFDRDLIAPLTAAAAGVGELTILNRDVLSVDFAELAAGGRIRLVGNLPYNISSPILFHALDHAAAIADMHFMLQKEVVDRMAAAPGSKVYGRLSVMLQAYCEVTSLFVVPPGAFRPPPKVDSAVVRLVPRAPQDIGIADPRRFADVVRAAFGQRRKTLRNALGGVCDAAQFEAAGVRPDARAEQLEVADFVRLANVPASA; encoded by the coding sequence ATGACTTCTCCCCACGGCTTCAGCGCCCCGGCCAAGAAATCGCTTGGCCAGCACTTCCTCAGCGACCGCGACTACATCGACAGCATCGTGCGCGCGGTGAACCCCAAGCCGGACGACCTGCTGGTCGAGATCGGCCCCGGACAGGGCGCGATCACCTTCCCGCTGCTGCGCCGACACGGCCGCCTGACCGTGATCGAATTCGACCGCGACCTGATCGCGCCGCTGACCGCGGCGGCGGCCGGCGTCGGCGAACTGACCATCCTCAACCGCGACGTGCTGTCGGTGGATTTCGCCGAACTGGCCGCCGGCGGCCGCATCCGCCTGGTCGGCAACCTGCCCTACAACATCTCCTCGCCGATCCTGTTCCATGCGCTGGACCACGCCGCGGCGATCGCCGACATGCACTTCATGCTGCAGAAGGAAGTGGTCGACCGCATGGCCGCCGCGCCGGGCAGCAAGGTCTACGGCCGGCTCAGCGTGATGCTGCAGGCGTACTGCGAGGTGACCTCGCTGTTCGTGGTGCCGCCGGGCGCGTTCCGGCCGCCGCCGAAGGTGGACTCGGCGGTGGTGCGGCTGGTGCCGCGTGCGCCGCAGGACATCGGCATCGCCGACCCGCGGCGCTTCGCCGACGTGGTGCGCGCGGCCTTCGGGCAACGCCGCAAGACCTTGCGCAACGCGCTCGGCGGCGTCTGCGATGCGGCCCAGTTCGAGGCCGCCGGGGTACGCCCGGACGCGCGCGCCGAACAGCTGGAAGTGGCCGATTTCGTGCGCCTGGCCAACGTGCCGGCGAGCGCCTGA
- the apaG gene encoding Co2+/Mg2+ efflux protein ApaG, with protein sequence MNDDAPYRIEVEVSPRFLDDQSAPEDGRYAFAYTIRIHNRGRVAARLIARHWEITDGNGRVERVDGDGVVGEQPRLRPGEDFRYTSGLMLETEHGTMRGHYDMEADDGTHFVAPVAPFVLTVPRTLH encoded by the coding sequence ATGAACGATGACGCCCCCTACAGGATCGAGGTCGAAGTGTCGCCCCGGTTCCTCGACGACCAATCGGCGCCGGAGGACGGACGCTACGCGTTCGCCTACACGATCCGCATCCACAACCGCGGCCGCGTCGCCGCGCGGCTGATCGCCCGGCACTGGGAAATCACCGACGGCAACGGCCGCGTGGAGCGCGTGGACGGCGACGGCGTGGTCGGCGAACAGCCGCGGCTGCGCCCCGGCGAGGATTTCCGCTACACCTCCGGGCTGATGCTGGAAACCGAGCACGGCACGATGCGCGGCCACTACGACATGGAGGCCGACGACGGCACCCATTTCGTCGCCCCGGTCGCTCCGTTCGTGCTGACCGTGCCGCGGACCCTGCACTGA
- a CDS encoding symmetrical bis(5'-nucleosyl)-tetraphosphatase, translated as MSVWAIGDLQGCYDVTQRLLEKIRFDPAVDRLWFCGDLVNRGGQSLETLRLVHSLRAHSEVVLGNHDLSLLAIGERSPDEQRKVNPDLQRIVLAEDRDELLTWLRMQKLLHADRELGWMMIHAGLAPKWTTTLAEKHAREVEQQLHGSGYRKLFRNMYGDRPAWSPGLTGYDRSRAIINLFTRARYCTPRGRIAIEEKGTPGTQAQGLYPWYEVPGRAERDLKIVCGHWSTLGLTITQGVHAIDTGAVWGGKLTALRLDSEDLQVVQVPGRPVEGPAPVPRARPPRRRSSGGRGAGGGGSPPLAQD; from the coding sequence ATGAGCGTGTGGGCCATCGGCGACCTGCAGGGTTGCTACGACGTCACCCAGCGGCTGCTGGAGAAGATCCGCTTCGACCCGGCGGTGGACCGGCTGTGGTTCTGCGGCGACCTGGTCAACCGCGGCGGGCAGTCGCTGGAGACCCTGCGCCTGGTGCACTCGCTGCGCGCGCACAGCGAGGTGGTGCTGGGCAACCACGACCTGTCGCTGCTGGCGATCGGCGAACGCAGCCCGGACGAGCAGCGCAAGGTCAATCCGGACCTGCAGCGCATCGTGCTGGCCGAGGACCGCGACGAGCTGCTGACCTGGCTGCGCATGCAGAAGCTGCTGCATGCCGACCGCGAGCTGGGCTGGATGATGATCCACGCCGGCCTGGCGCCGAAGTGGACCACCACCCTGGCCGAGAAGCACGCGCGCGAGGTCGAGCAGCAGCTGCACGGCAGCGGCTACCGCAAGCTGTTCCGCAACATGTACGGCGACCGCCCGGCATGGTCGCCAGGCCTGACCGGCTACGACCGCTCGCGCGCGATCATCAACCTGTTCACCCGCGCCCGCTACTGCACCCCGCGCGGGCGCATCGCGATCGAGGAGAAAGGCACGCCCGGCACCCAGGCGCAGGGCCTGTACCCGTGGTACGAAGTGCCCGGCCGCGCCGAGCGCGACCTGAAGATCGTCTGCGGGCACTGGTCCACGCTGGGCCTGACCATCACCCAGGGCGTGCACGCGATCGACACCGGCGCAGTGTGGGGCGGCAAGCTGACCGCGCTGCGGCTGGACAGCGAAGACCTGCAGGTGGTGCAGGTGCCGGGACGCCCGGTCGAAGGACCGGCGCCGGTGCCGCGCGCGCGGCCGCCGCGGCGTCGCTCGAGTGGTGGACGCGGTGCAGGCGGTGGTGGTTCGCCGCCGCTTGCTCAGGACTGA
- a CDS encoding dihydrofolate reductase yields MTLIAALDRGNAIGRDNDLPWRLPDDLKRFKALTLGKPVLMGRKTAQSLGRALPGRLNLVMTRSGQVPFEGMQAVASLQAAIAVAQASRAEELAVIGGGDIFALALPQAEMLYLTHLDTLVERADAHFPAFDPAQWEVVARQAHAADAKHALAFEFVDYRRRSSAP; encoded by the coding sequence CTGACCCTGATCGCCGCGCTCGATCGCGGCAATGCCATCGGCCGCGACAACGACCTGCCGTGGCGGCTGCCGGACGATCTGAAGCGCTTCAAGGCGCTGACCCTGGGCAAGCCGGTGCTGATGGGGCGCAAGACCGCGCAGTCGCTGGGACGCGCGCTGCCGGGGCGCTTGAACCTGGTGATGACGCGTTCGGGACAGGTGCCGTTCGAGGGCATGCAGGCGGTGGCTTCGTTGCAGGCGGCGATCGCGGTGGCCCAGGCCAGCCGAGCCGAGGAACTGGCGGTGATCGGCGGCGGCGACATCTTCGCGCTGGCGTTGCCGCAAGCCGAGATGCTGTACCTGACCCACCTGGACACGCTGGTCGAGCGCGCCGATGCGCATTTCCCGGCGTTCGATCCGGCGCAGTGGGAGGTCGTGGCGCGGCAGGCGCACGCGGCCGACGCGAAGCATGCGCTGGCGTTCGAGTTCGTCGATTACCGGCGCAGGAGCAGCGCGCCGTAG